The Thermodesulfovibrionia bacterium genome includes a window with the following:
- a CDS encoding response regulator transcription factor, translating into MADRILAVDDDADILKVLKANLQLHGYEVDTADTWAKARDILSAVQPDLMILDVMLPDGDGVEICRQLRKESPKIPIIMLTARDKVSDKVMGLESGADDYMVKPFETLELLARIKACLRRAAPPSEEQVVIGGLKVDFRKQIVTIAGEKIELTPKEYKLLCFFINHRGEVLSRETLRKSVWKDTQIYSWSRVIDVHIQHLRQKIEKDLSNPEFIITVLGAGYRFMD; encoded by the coding sequence ATGGCTGACAGGATACTTGCGGTTGATGATGACGCGGATATACTGAAGGTGCTTAAAGCTAACCTTCAGCTTCATGGTTATGAAGTTGATACCGCTGATACGTGGGCAAAGGCGCGTGATATATTATCAGCGGTTCAGCCTGACCTCATGATACTTGATGTCATGCTTCCTGACGGTGACGGGGTTGAGATATGCCGTCAGTTGAGAAAGGAATCGCCGAAGATCCCCATAATTATGCTTACGGCGAGAGACAAGGTCTCTGATAAGGTCATGGGACTTGAAAGCGGCGCGGATGATTATATGGTCAAGCCGTTTGAGACGCTTGAACTTCTGGCAAGGATCAAGGCCTGCCTGAGAAGGGCTGCGCCCCCTTCAGAAGAGCAGGTTGTCATAGGTGGACTTAAGGTTGACTTCAGAAAGCAGATCGTTACTATTGCAGGCGAAAAGATCGAACTTACACCAAAGGAATACAAGCTGCTCTGTTTTTTCATAAACCATCGCGGCGAGGTGCTGAGCCGTGAGACATTGAGAAAAAGCGTCTGGAAAGATACGCAGATATACTCATGGAGCAGGGTGATAGACGTTCATATCCAGCACTTAAGGCAGAAGATAGAGAAAGACCTGTCAAATCCCGAATTTATCATCACAGTCCTCGGAGCAGGTTACAGGTTCATGGATTAA